TTTCAACAAATTTTTTAATCCTGTACTTGTTTATCAAAAGAATTTCAATCTCAGTTCTTTCAAATTTTTTACCGTTTATATTGACTGCATTCCCTCCCGTGGATAATTCATTATACAGTTCTTTAGAATCATCCAATCTTAATATTTCCTTTGCCAAATTAATATCAATAGGAGTATAATTCAGATTATCAAGCATAAGACATTTCTTCTTCCTTAAGAATGAACCCATTTTTATAACATTTAAACCTGAATCAGAGTCTGTTGATGTCAGTTTACTATGGAGATTAACTGCATCAATATTCCCCGGATCAATTATCAGGGCCTTTTCAATATATTCTCTGGCCTTCTGACTATTTCCTTCTTTAATAGATGTTTTTGCCTTAATAATTAAACCTATAGTACTGAACAGTTCATCATCTATATTTTCTTCATTTTCAGATGATAATTCATTGATCTCCCCCCTGCTGAGATTAACTTTATTTTGGTTTAATATTTCATCTTCAGATAATTTATATTCTGATTTTTCACCCGGAAACACAATGAAACCATTTTCATCCAGGCATAATTCAGGAAGTGGTTCCGGGTTTTCAATTTCATTGGACAATTTCAGATTTTTGAATAATTCTGATATTTTGTCAGAATTGCGGTTTCCAATAATCAGAATATACCAATATTTATCAATATCCAGAAATTCTCCTTTTTTATATCTTCCATTCTGTGTTTTACTGAAATGAGCTGATTTTACAATATCCTCCCACTGTTTATCATTAATTTCCTGATCTCTGAATAATTCAAGAATATCTATAATTCTGCTTATTGATTCCGGTTCAAACTCCTCTAAAACTCTTTTAAGGTTGAAGGTTCCTATTTTTGCTTCTCCTGAATAATCATAATGACAATTACTTTTTATATAATCTTCAACATTTGATTTATACTCCAGCAATTCCCTGTCATCCCATTCAATATCCACATCAAGTTCCATCCTCAGGGCTGTGGACTGTATCCATGAGAGATCATCAGCAAACAGTTCGGTATCCATTTCATTAACATAAAACGACTGTTCCGGGATCGCAACAAACTGATAGAATATCGGTTTCTTATTACCGTCTTTTCTTAATACACGCCCCATTCTCTGAATCAACTGCAATCTTGTCTTTGTATATGAAAGATTAATTCCAACATCCGCACTTGGAATATTAATACCTTCATTGAGCATCTGCGCTCCTATTAAAACACCATTAGGAGCTTTTTTGAACCTTTCAACTACGTTTATCGGTTCCTCTTTTATTTTTGAGTGAATAACAAAAACATTTTTAATTTCTTTCTTTAATTCATCGCCTACATAATCACAACTGTCGGTATCCATCAGAAATATTATGATCTTATGCTGCTGGCCAAGACTTTTAGCCAGATTTAGAGCTTTTTCTAATTTTGGTCGGGATTGGTGAATTATATGTCTTCTCTTAAAGATTAAGTTCTGTAATACTTTCCAATCCTCAGGAATCTCATATCCACTGTATTTTGCTCTCTCAATTGCCTGAATAAAATCAAAAATACCATTAATTGTTGCATTCTGATTATTGGTAAGACTCTTTATTTTTGCAGAGTCATATTTAATGCGTGTAAATAGTTTTCTTATGGAATCAGAAACCTCTCTGAATTCATCAGCCTCAGCAATATCAAGATAAACCGGATGTGCAACCCATTTGAATTCCGGAATTATTCTGTCCCTTAATGCATCGGATATTGGATAATTAAACACAATATTACCAAAATTGCTTTCTATGATACTTCTTCTGGGGCCCTGTCCAAGTTCAGCTGTCAGTCCGAGTCGATATTTATGAGGTGCATCTATAACTTTTCGGAATTCTCTTCCGGCTAAGTGATGAACTTCATCAATAATTATCAGATCAGCCTCAAAAGCCTGAGGATTTTTCATCACACGCTGAATAGTATTAAAATGGACCTCAAATTTTCCAAGTTTTATCGGATGAAACGATTCAGGCTTTCTGCTATCAATCAGACCCATCTGTTTTACAATCTCATTTCGCCACTGATTCAGAATAACTCTGGAATGACATAGAATTCTGACTGTTCCTGAACCTCTATTTCTCTTCCAGAAATCCTCAATTGCCATCATTCCAACAACAGTTTTTCCGGTTGCTGTTGCCATTTCAACAATACCAGAACTATTGTGATGTTTCCATCTAATTATGGCATTTCTCTGGTGTTCCCATGGAATTAATGTCAATATTGGTGTTTTAACAAGACTATAAGCGTCTTCCGGAGAATAACTGTTAATATTGTCTATAAAATCATCAAGAAATTTACGATCCTTTATCATAAAGAAGAGTTCAAGATAATATAACCCACTACCAGGATCCATTATTGAATCTACCCTCTCAATTATTTCCGGATTTACAGAATTATTATTTCTGGAATGATTACCATTAGCTAATTCAGCAAGTATTTTCTTTAAAATTAGGCTCAAATATCCGGAATAAACATGCTGATCATTATTAGAATCAGAGTATGAATTTAGTAATAATACTTTTCTGTGAAAGTCAATAAATTTCTTTTTTATATTATCATAGTAATCCGGATCATTTTCAAGTGGATTATAAACTGACTGATATTCAAGTCTTTCTTTAAGAATATTAAAAAAATTATTTTCATACCAATACTCTAATTTTTGATGTTCTTCCCGGTAATCTCCTCCAAATTCCCCACAAAGTATAGGTTCAAAATTATGATCTTCTACATAATACTGATATTGTAACAAGGCATCATCAGCCCAGAATATTCCCGAATATGGTTCTTTAAGATAATCTTTTTTAAAGCATTCAAATTGTACACAATTGCTTCCCCCACTCCTATGTGAGATTAAACAATCAGTACATAACCCCATATCAACAGCCTG
The sequence above is a segment of the Methanoplanus limicola DSM 2279 genome. Coding sequences within it:
- a CDS encoding DEAD/DEAH box helicase, which encodes MVLCSKCNKNQAVDMGLCTDCLISHRSGGSNCVQFECFKKDYLKEPYSGIFWADDALLQYQYYVEDHNFEPILCGEFGGDYREEHQKLEYWYENNFFNILKERLEYQSVYNPLENDPDYYDNIKKKFIDFHRKVLLLNSYSDSNNDQHVYSGYLSLILKKILAELANGNHSRNNNSVNPEIIERVDSIMDPGSGLYYLELFFMIKDRKFLDDFIDNINSYSPEDAYSLVKTPILTLIPWEHQRNAIIRWKHHNSSGIVEMATATGKTVVGMMAIEDFWKRNRGSGTVRILCHSRVILNQWRNEIVKQMGLIDSRKPESFHPIKLGKFEVHFNTIQRVMKNPQAFEADLIIIDEVHHLAGREFRKVIDAPHKYRLGLTAELGQGPRRSIIESNFGNIVFNYPISDALRDRIIPEFKWVAHPVYLDIAEADEFREVSDSIRKLFTRIKYDSAKIKSLTNNQNATINGIFDFIQAIERAKYSGYEIPEDWKVLQNLIFKRRHIIHQSRPKLEKALNLAKSLGQQHKIIIFLMDTDSCDYVGDELKKEIKNVFVIHSKIKEEPINVVERFKKAPNGVLIGAQMLNEGINIPSADVGINLSYTKTRLQLIQRMGRVLRKDGNKKPIFYQFVAIPEQSFYVNEMDTELFADDLSWIQSTALRMELDVDIEWDDRELLEYKSNVEDYIKSNCHYDYSGEAKIGTFNLKRVLEEFEPESISRIIDILELFRDQEINDKQWEDIVKSAHFSKTQNGRYKKGEFLDIDKYWYILIIGNRNSDKISELFKNLKLSNEIENPEPLPELCLDENGFIVFPGEKSEYKLSEDEILNQNKVNLSRGEINELSSENEENIDDELFSTIGLIIKAKTSIKEGNSQKAREYIEKALIIDPGNIDAVNLHSKLTSTDSDSGLNVIKMGSFLRKKKCLMLDNLNYTPIDINLAKEILRLDDSKELYNELSTGGNAVNINGKKFERTEIEILLINKYRIKKFVEIYG